Proteins co-encoded in one Oikeobacillus pervagus genomic window:
- a CDS encoding type II toxin-antitoxin system RelE/ParE family toxin produces MAEAYAVKISTQAEEQMQKITRYIASELKTPDAALNLLDALEDAISSLSDFPQRVALTEEEPWHSYGIRKMPVKNFLVFFWIDEDHLKVQVTAVVYGKRDQIRQLSQMDME; encoded by the coding sequence ATGGCTGAAGCCTATGCTGTAAAAATTTCCACTCAGGCAGAAGAACAGATGCAGAAAATCACACGCTACATTGCTTCTGAACTGAAAACCCCGGATGCAGCACTAAATCTATTGGATGCATTAGAAGATGCGATTTCTTCTCTCTCCGATTTTCCACAGCGAGTTGCCCTTACTGAAGAAGAACCGTGGCACAGCTATGGAATTCGTAAAATGCCCGTTAAAAATTTCCTAGTATTTTTTTGGATAGACGAGGATCATTTAAAAGTTCAAGTAACCGCTGTTGTTTACGGAAAACGTGACCAGATACGCCAGCTTTCACAGATGGATATGGAATAA